One Brachybacterium kimchii genomic window carries:
- a CDS encoding TetR/AcrR family transcriptional regulator yields the protein MLDAEQIIDVTLRIIDVDGTDAVTMRRLASDLGVTASSLYQHVRSREDLLALAHGRVSEEVGPVPDTGDLRADLHEHYRRMHRVLAAHGDIARLDFAAVPSGIGDFEDLEVLLGRLLDAGIGSRRAMWAVDRLLLYTAADVYENWLFRTRTAPEMAAWTTRVRAHLESGGENPFPRVTSLMGTMAEGDVEERYLLGLDLLLDGLLP from the coding sequence ATGCTGGACGCCGAGCAGATCATCGATGTGACCCTGCGCATCATCGACGTGGACGGCACCGACGCGGTGACGATGCGGCGTCTCGCCTCCGACCTGGGTGTGACGGCCTCGAGCCTCTACCAGCACGTGCGCAGCAGGGAGGACCTGCTGGCCCTCGCCCACGGCCGGGTCAGCGAGGAGGTGGGCCCCGTGCCCGACACGGGCGATCTCCGCGCGGATCTCCACGAGCACTACCGGCGCATGCACCGGGTGCTCGCCGCGCACGGGGACATCGCACGCCTGGACTTCGCGGCGGTGCCCTCGGGGATCGGCGACTTCGAGGACCTCGAGGTGCTGCTGGGGCGGCTGCTCGACGCGGGGATCGGGTCCCGTCGGGCGATGTGGGCGGTGGATCGCCTGCTCCTCTACACGGCGGCCGACGTCTACGAGAACTGGCTCTTCCGCACCCGCACGGCGCCGGAGATGGCGGCCTGGACCACGCGCGTGCGCGCTCACCTGGAGAGCGGCGGCGAGAACCCGTTCCCGCGCGTCACCTCCCTGATGGGGACAATGGCGGAGGGCGACGTCGAGGAGCGCTACCTGCTGGGCCTGGACCTCCTGCTGGACGGTCTGCTGCCGTAG
- a CDS encoding MFS transporter: protein MTTSPLTDSAVAAPPSSAPPIPRSSWLALVVILVAEMLDGLDALITSIGGPALLADLDGGPALLQWTAAAYTLSMASGLLIGGRLGDMFGKRRLFLIGMIGFTLGSLLSACAPVAWVLILGRVLQGLLGALMLPQGMGMIRTLFPGDHAAKAFGLFGPMMMVAGIGGPILAGVLMDLDPFGLSWRSLFAVNVIPCVLAIVAGLRLLPRESSTRSLSLDWTGAVLSAAGMAAIVYPLVEGRELGWPAWTLIVLAGGIALLGVFLVQQRRRSRAGRDALVEPSLFRNRTFLAGLAIMLVFFGGTGAIGMITALFLQMGLGMSPLLTSIVTISEALGMMLGMAAAAKLGGTRRTMAIGMVIAALGQLLTLLGIAAQGTAVDAWLLTPMMLIAGIGIGIAMGPTFSIIITGVSDAEAGSASGALTSVQQISTALGVSTLGSLFFAIASGAASPVLGFAHGLEAALAVNVVLILLSIGLLRFLPQRAAEDAEEL, encoded by the coding sequence ATGACCACCTCACCACTCACCGACTCCGCGGTCGCCGCACCGCCCTCCTCCGCTCCGCCGATCCCCCGCTCGTCCTGGCTCGCCCTCGTCGTGATCCTGGTGGCGGAGATGCTCGACGGGCTCGACGCCCTGATCACATCCATCGGCGGCCCGGCGCTGCTGGCCGACCTCGACGGCGGCCCCGCCCTGCTGCAGTGGACGGCCGCCGCCTACACCCTGTCCATGGCCTCCGGCCTGCTGATCGGCGGGCGCCTCGGCGACATGTTCGGCAAGCGCCGCCTGTTCCTGATCGGCATGATCGGCTTCACGCTCGGCTCGCTGCTGTCGGCCTGCGCCCCCGTCGCCTGGGTGCTCATCCTGGGTCGCGTGCTCCAGGGCCTGCTCGGCGCGCTCATGCTCCCGCAGGGCATGGGCATGATCCGCACCCTGTTCCCCGGGGACCACGCGGCGAAGGCCTTCGGCCTGTTCGGCCCGATGATGATGGTCGCCGGCATCGGCGGCCCGATCCTCGCGGGCGTCCTCATGGACCTCGATCCCTTCGGCCTCAGCTGGCGCTCCCTCTTCGCGGTCAACGTGATCCCCTGCGTGCTCGCGATCGTCGCGGGCCTCCGCCTGCTCCCGCGCGAGTCCTCGACCCGCTCCCTCAGCCTGGACTGGACGGGCGCCGTGCTCAGCGCCGCGGGGATGGCCGCGATCGTCTATCCGCTGGTCGAGGGCCGTGAGCTCGGATGGCCGGCCTGGACCCTCATCGTGCTCGCGGGCGGCATCGCGCTGCTCGGCGTCTTCCTCGTCCAGCAGCGTCGGCGCTCGCGCGCCGGCCGCGACGCCCTGGTCGAGCCCAGCCTGTTCCGCAACCGCACGTTCCTCGCCGGCCTCGCGATCATGCTCGTCTTCTTCGGCGGCACGGGCGCGATCGGCATGATCACGGCCCTGTTCCTGCAGATGGGACTCGGGATGAGCCCCCTGCTCACCTCGATCGTCACCATCTCCGAGGCGCTCGGGATGATGCTGGGCATGGCCGCGGCGGCGAAGCTCGGCGGCACGCGCCGCACGATGGCGATCGGCATGGTGATCGCGGCGCTCGGCCAGCTGCTCACGCTGCTCGGCATCGCCGCCCAGGGCACGGCGGTCGACGCCTGGCTGCTGACCCCGATGATGCTGATCGCCGGGATCGGCATCGGCATCGCGATGGGGCCGACGTTCTCCATCATCATCACCGGCGTCTCCGATGCGGAGGCAGGTTCGGCCTCCGGCGCCCTGACCTCGGTGCAGCAGATCTCCACCGCCCTGGGCGTCTCGACGCTCGGCTCGCTCTTCTTCGCGATCGCCTCCGGCGCCGCCTCCCCTGTGCTGGGCTTCGCCCACGGTCTCGAGGCCGCCCTCGCGGTCAACGTGGTGCTGATCCTGCTGTCGATCGGGCTGCTGCGCTTCCTCCCGCAGCGCGCCGCTGAGGACGCCGAGGAGCTCTGA